In the genome of Penaeus monodon isolate SGIC_2016 chromosome 30, NSTDA_Pmon_1, whole genome shotgun sequence, the window GGTTGGTTCCGCTAAAAACAAAATAGACACATGCAGTACTGGAAAAGTAACATATCAAATACAGACGCAGTCAGCACGAAAGAAAGTCAAActtatcataaaaagaaaaaaaaatactgaaggaTAATACtagaactctaaaaaaaaaaggcctacaAAAGAGGGTAACCAACTACTAAAAACAAAGGAGCACTTGCGTAAGTCAGTCTTGTAAGTGAGTTTTGCGTAAGTCGAGGGTCTACCACTCGAAAGGAGAATATCGCTTTACTTCGGGAGATGGCGCTAGTGTAAACAAGGCTTATCGCTTTccattcattcttattttttcttccttttcccttctttttttctacattctttAACTTCAAATGTGCCTATTAAAACTGTATTACAAGATAACTAATAAAGTAGATATCATACAAGAATAAAGATGCTCTAATCGCACATAAGAATAAACAACTTAATGAAAAGACGAAGcaaatattttatttgaaatagCATTGCAAAATAAAAGACTTGAACATCAATAACTTCCAAGAACAAGCGATCAGCCTGGCTTTTCCCTCCTTGTGGAACAGATTCACAAATGCACATGTATACTTAAACATACGTATACAGTATCTCGTTCTCTTgatgtataagtaaaaaaaagtgaaaaaatacacAGTACTGCGTAGGAAGTGacacttatttctttattcttaaaCAGATACATCTCCTTTTCATGTGTCCGCCTCTTACTTCCGTTTCTTTTTTGAtgtcactagaaaaaaaaaataataataataattttatgttttctagTTTTCGAGTCCAATGTGCAGTGCCGTTCATCCAGCCACGTTCACACCTTACTGGTCCTTCAGGAATGCAAATGACAGTTCTCATCTTATATAGAACCTGATTGTCTACGTTATCGAAAGAgaactacatacattatatcttgagttatttcatgattattgttaataataacgcTCACAGCAGTGCTATGTATTTAGTATCAATCACTATCTACATTAGACATTgagaataaaagttaaaaaataagaaacaatagGANNNNNNNNNNNNNNNNNNNNNNNNNNNNNNNNNNNNNNNNNNNNNNNNNNNNNNNNNNNNNNNNNNNNNNNNNNNNNNNNNNNNNNNNNNNNNNNNNNNNNNNNNNNNNNNNNNNNNNNNNNNNNNNNNNNNNNNNNNNNNNNNNNNNNNNNNNNNNNNNNNNNNNNNNNNNNNNNNNNNNNNNNNNNNNNNNNNNNNNNNNNNNNNNNNNNNNNNNNNNNNNNNNNNNNNNNNNNNNNNNNNNNNNNNNNNNNNNNNNNNNNNNNNNNNNNNNNNNNNNNNNNNNNNNNNNNNNNNNNNNNNNNNNNNNNNNNNNNNNNNNNNNNNNNNNNNNNNNNNNNNNNNNNNNNNNNNNNNNNNNNNNNNNNNNNNNNNNNNNNNNNNNNNNNNNNNNNNNNNNNNNNNNNNNNNNNNNNNNNNNNNNNNNNNNNNNNNNNNNNNNNNNNNNNNNNNNNNNNNNNNNNNNNNNNNNNNNNNNNNNNNNNNNNNNNNNNNNNNNNNNNNNNNNNNNNNNNNACCTAGGTCACTCAACTTTGTATATTGTATCtccaaaaaggatttttttcattgtatattcaAATTAAAATCCAGAtttattccattaaaaaaaggttattgcatttttatctatattcagGGGCTTTAATTAAACCAGATACTTAGAGGCTTAACTGTATGTAATGACCTCAGCGTGCCCCTTTAAgccatcattgctattgttaacTGCAATACAATTGTATGTGTGTCGTTTTTAATAACAATGTCTGATGACTGCCTTCTATGGACATGGTTATCGATAAACTCAAAAGAAATATCTTTATCTATGCTGTGCTATCTTTCTCATTAGGCACTTTGTTGCAGTAATTAAACAAAAACTCGTTTGAGAGCCTCGCCTTCTGTAAGGGCTtcctatagttattatcattattatcttaattgtcaTCCAGAGAAATAGTAGCAAGATCGTCCgcattataaatatcaatatcactattactgttgccTTTATTACTGCAATGATGCTGTAGTAACCCTCAAGTTTCCTACATAGTAAGGGTTATGTATATCGAAACGTAAGATATGAGAGTGAGTATACCATATGAATGATGAATAGCTAATGTGgtttgcgtgtctgtctgttACTGGTAGAAAGTAGCGGTTTATTGTATTTCAAGCTTCAAGCTGCATATATAAAACGCTGGTAATTCAGGCATTTCAAAGTTCAGTGATTCTCGTTAGTAGTCATCTGCCATGGAAAGAGTATTTGTTATGGTGAAAGAAGCTTCCATTGTAATTGTATTGTCAGTCGAGATGCCACAATGATGAACATAAAACATTCTGTAACTACAGTCATATTGGTGACTGATGTTAGTACTTCATCAACACAGCTGTAACTAAGCACATATTCTATTTGATGAACAACAGTAATTTGTCAGGGAAAAGTGAGCACTATAATTAGTTCTATATGGTGAACGTGCACATTGCTTAATAGCTAATAAATACGGGATTAGTTCGGATAACCAGTCACTGATATGCTACTCATGGTAAACGAACATGCAACCGTTGAATGtattcattagcattatcaagTTGATAATCAGTTaaaattccttttatcatcaccaGTATCTTTTGTGTTGATACttgtatctttatcataattattcNNNNNNNNNNNNNNNNNNNNNNNNNNNNNNNNNNNNNNNNNNNNNNNNNNNNNNNNNNNNNNNNNNNNNNNNNNNNNNNNNNNNNNNNNNNNNNNNNNNNNNNNNNNNNNNNNNNNNNNNNNNNNNNNNNNNNNNNNNNNNNNNNNNNNNNTTCACACTTCCTTCATGTATATTTCCCCATTACCCACCATGATTGATAAATGCTCCTTGTGCATAACTACATTACACCTAGCATTGCTCTTACTACGCATGTAATCAATTGCTCGGCGAGCTCTTTGAAGAAGTAGTGATTCCTACATTCTTATTTTAAGGGACTGGACGTTCCTTTTATAAGAAAGGCGTTCAAGCAGCACGATGACCGAGGCCAGGGCCGTGGCCGAGCCCAGGAGCAGGAAGGCTGTCATGACGGTGGCGAGGCCGATGGCGTCGACGCTGTTGCTCTCGCACGACGCCTCTCGAGGCATCCACTTCCGGGACGACTTGACAATCAGACCCGACTCCGCCAGCGTGATCATGCTGAGAATGGGATGATTATAAATATTGACAACTACGTCTACAGAAACGAGTGATGTAGAGGGGTAAACGCATTAGCTAAGTGGATAATGATTTTGGTATGTGATGGAATATCGAAAtccagtgtttatatatatgcgaaaAATATTTTTGAGTTTGCATATAGTAATTTAAAGAATTTATCTTGATTATTTGTAAGATTCTAATGACAGACGATATTCATCAGCTTGATATCCAAGAAAAAAGTCGCCCAATTTTCttcgcagacaaaaaaaaatgatcacaCCGAAAGAAACACCTCTTTAATCTCACTGGTaattaaaaatgggaaagagCGGAGAGTCCTTCTGGATCGGCCAAGTCTTCGGGGCGCGGAAGTACTCTCCCGGGAGAATATAGAAGCCACAGTGGAAGAACTTGCTCAGGAAATATATTTCGTTAATCATGAAGGTGTGGCGCCTGCTCAGCACCTGGTCCAAGCCGGTCTGAGCTGCTTGTAGGCTCGTAGGATTCGGGACAACCATCTCGTGCCAGATCTTGCCGTAGAGTGGAAAAGTCGAGCTCTGCCatggcaaggggaaagggaataggtGTTGGTAGGTTTATAATGTCAGACAGATGAGAAAGAAATGGATTGATATATTTGGGATCTCTCGAAAAGCCTCGGTATGTCACGAAACTCAAGCATTTCTGCGTTTGGGTTAATTTccatgtgtggggttgtgttcaGTTTNNNNNNNNNNNNNNNNNNNNNNNNNNNNNNNTAATCATTGACGTGGCCCTTGCCTTAAAATAATCTTCCAATGATCCACCGCCGTTGAAGCCAAAGGTATAGGACTGCTTAGCATACATCTCCTGGAGGCTTCTGAAGGGCAGCATGATCTTGTTCACGGTCAGAGCCGAGATCAGGAACGACGTATAAAATGTGTATACTAGTACACATGTGAGGAAAAGCGCAATGACCAGTATGCGACTCGAGTAGCTGCTGAAGTTTATGGTGGTGCCTACGAACAGAAATATTCTTAGAAGTGGCATTATTTTGGATAGAACAGAACGAAACTAATGTAttgatgtcaaaaaaaaaaatacacatgcactCAAAGACACATGTGCACATCGNNNNNNNNNNNNNNNNNNNNNNNNNNNNNNNNNNNNNNNNNNNNNNNNNNNNNNNNNNNNNNNNNNNNNNNNNNNNNNNNNNNNNNNNNNNNNNNNNNNNNNNNNNNNNNNNTAAAANNNNNNNNNNNNNNNNNNNNNNNNNNNNNNNNNNNNNNNNNNNNNNCAANNNNNNNNNNNNNNNNNNNNNNNNNNNNNNNNNNNNNNNNNNNNNNNNNNNNNNNNNNNNNNNNNNNNNNNNNNNNNNNNNNNNNNNNNNNNNNNNNNNNNNNNNNNNNNNNNNNNNNNNNNNNNNNNNNNNNNNNNNNNNNNNNNNNNNNNNNNNNNNNNNNNNNNNNNNNNNNNNNNNNNNNNNNNNNNNNNNNNNNNNNNNNNNNNNNNNNNNNNNNNNNNNNNNNNNNNNNNNNNNNNNNNNNNNNNNNNNNNNNNNNNNNNNNNNNNNNNNNNNNNNNNNNNNNNNNNNNNNNNNNNNNNNNNNNNNNNNNNNNNNNNNNNNNNNNNNNNNNNNNNNNNNNNNNNNNNNNNNNNNNNNNNNNNNNNNNNNNNNNACTATACATATAATGAGCCCAAGAGAGAAAGAACACGCCGAGAGCGCTGGCCGCGTCCGAGAGTACCCGTCTGGCAGAGGGCAGCGACAATGACCATGACCGCATCGCCGACGGCCACAGGGTCATCCCCAGGCGAGAACCTCATCACCAGGGTCAAGGTCATAGCCAACACCACCAGGACTACGCAGCCTATCAGCCAGGACTCCGCCGTGAACTCCCTCAGGTAGCTGTTCCACATGCTGTTCGATCCTGTGGGTCGCTTGATCACGAGAACGTACCTGAGTGACGGTGGTTGATCAAGTAACTTTTcgctttttatcatctttcttcgTTCGTATACAGAATTATTTTCATGTTGATTAGAAAGGCAGTTGCTATAGAAGTGTTGGNNNNNNNNNNNNNNNNNNNNNNNNNNNNNNNNNNNNNNNNNNNNNNNNNNNNNNNNNNNNNNNNNNNNNNNNNNNNNNNNNNNNNNNNNNNNNNNNNNNNNNNNNNNNNNNNNNNNNNNNNNNNNNNNNNNNNNNNNNNNNNNNNNNNNNNNNNNNNNNNNNNNNNNNNNNNNNNNNNNNNNNNNNNNNNNNNNNNNNNNNNNNNNNNNNNNNNNNNNNNNNNNNNNNNNNNNNNNNNNNNNNNNNNNNNNNNNNNNNNNNNNNNNNNNNNNNNNNNNNNNNNNNNNNNNNNNNNNNNNNNNNNNNNNNNNNNNNNNNNNNNNNNNNNNNNNNNNNNNNNNNNNNNNNNNNNNNNNNNNNNNNNNNNNNNNNNNNNNNNNNNNNNNNNNNNNNNNNNNNNNNNNNNNNNNNNNNNNNNNNNNNNNNNNNNNNNNNNNNNNNNNNNNNNNNNNNNNNNNNNNNNNNNNNNNNNNNNNNNNNNNNNNNNNNNNNNNNNNNNNNNNNNNNNNNNNNNNNNNNNNNNNNNNNNNNNNNNNNNNNNNNNNNNNNNNNNNNNNNNNNNNNNNNNNNNNNNNNNNNNNNNNNNNNNNNNNNNNNNNNNNNNNNNNNNNNNNNNNNNNNNNNNNNNNNNNNNNNNNNNNNNNNNNNNNNNNNNNNNNNNNNNNNNNNNNNNNNNNNNNNNNNNNNNNNNNNNNNNNNNNNNNNNNNNNNNNNNNNNNNNNNNNNNNNNNNNNNNNNNNNNNNNNNNNNNNNNNNNNNNNNNNNNNNNNNNNNNNNNNNNNNNNNNNNNNNNNNNNNNNNNNNNNNNNNNNNNNNNNNNNNNNNNNNNNNNNNNNNNNNNNNNNNNNNNNNNNNNNNNNNNNNNNNNNNNNNNNNNNNNNNNNNNNNNNNNNNNNNNNNNNNNNNNNNNNNNNNNNNNNNNNNNNNNNNNNNNNNNNNNNNNNNNNNNNNNNNNNNNNNNNNNNNNNNNNNNNNNNNNNNNNNNNNNNNNNNNNNNNNNNNNNNNNNNNNNNNNNNNNNNNNNNNNNNNNNNNNNNNNNNNNNNNNNNNNNNNNNNNNNNNNNNNNNNNNNNNNNNNNNNNNNNNNNNNNNNNNNNNNNNNNNNNNNNNNNNNNNNNNNNNNNNNNNNNNNNNNNNNNNNNNNNNNNNNNNNNNNNNNNNNNNNNNNNNNNNNNNNNNNNNNNNNNNNNNNNNNNNNNNNNNNNNNNNNNNNNNNNNNNNNNNNNNNNNNNNNNNNNNNNNNNNNNNNNNNNNNNNNNNNNNNNNNNNNNNNNNNNNNNNNNNNNNNNNNNNNNNNNNNNNNNNNNNNNNNNNNNNNNNNNNNNNNNNNNNNNNNNNNNNNNNNNNNNNNNNNNNNNNNNNNNNNNNNNNNNNNNNNNNNNNNNNNNNNNNNNNNNNNNNNNNNNNNNNNNNNNNNNNNNNNNNNNNNNNNNNNNNNNNNNNNNNNNNNNNNNNNNNNNNNNNNNNNNNNNNNNNNNNNNNNNNNNNNNNNNNNNNNNNNNNNNNNNTGTATCATGTACCATTCCCTGACCTCCTCTCTCTAATNNNNNNNNNNNNNNNNNNNNNNNNNNNNNNNNNNNNNNNNNNNNNNNNNNNNNNNNNNNNNNNNNNNNNNNNNNNNNNNNactcatacatgagtaatgattttACTATTTACNNNNNNNNNNNNNNNNNNNNNNNNNNNNNNNNNNNNNNNNNNNNNNNNNNNNNNNNNNNNNNNNNNNNNNNNNNNNNNNNNNNNNNNNNNNNNNNNNNNNNNNNNNNNNNNNNNNNNNNNNNNNNNNNNNNNNNNNNNNNNNNNNNNNNNNNNNNNNNNNNNNNNNNNNNNNNNNNNNNNNNNNNNNNNNNNNNNNNNNNNNNNNNNNNNNNNNNNNNNNNNNNNNNNNNNNNNNNNNNNNNNNNNNNNNNNNNNNNNNNNNNNNNNNNCTGTCGAAAGTGTTTAGTATTCTCTCNNNNNNNNNNNNNNNNNNNNNNNNNNNNNNNNNNNNNNNNNNNNNNNNNNNNNNNNNNNNNNNNNNNNNNNNNNNNNNNNNNNNNNNNNNNNNNNNNNNNNNNNNNNNNNNNNNNNNNNNNNNNNNNNNNNNNNNNNNNNNNNNNNNNNNNNNNNNNNNNNNNNNNNNNNNNNNNNNNNNNNNNNNNNNNNNNNNNNNNNNNNNNNNNNNNNNNNNNNNNNNNNNNNNNNNNNNNNNNNNNNNNNNNNNNNNNNNNNNNNNNNNNNNNNNNNNNNNNNNNNNNNNNNNNNNNNNNNNNNNNNNNNNNNNNNNNNNNNNNNNNNNNNNNNNNNNNNNNNNNNNNNNNNNNNNNNNNNNNNNNNNNNNNNNNNNNNNNNNNNNNNNNNNNNNNNNNNNNNNNNNNNNNNNNNNNNNNNGTCCCGTGTGNNNNNNNNNNNNNNNNNNNNNNNNNNNNNNNNNNNNNNNNNNNNNNNNNNNNNNNNNNNNNNNNNNNNNNNNNNNNNNNNNNNNNNNNNNNNNNNNNNNNNNNNNNNNNNNNNNNNNNNNNNNNNNNNNNNNNNNNNNNNNNNNNNNNNNNNNNNNNNNNNNNNNNNNNNNNNNNNNNNNNNNNNNNNNNNNNNNNNNNNNNNNNNNNNNNNNNNNNNNNNNNNNNNNNNNNNNNNNNNNNNNNNNNNNNNNNNNNNNNNNNNNNNNNNNNNNNNNNNNNNNNNNNNNNNNNNNNNNNNNNNNNNNNNNNNNNNNNNNNNNNNNNNNNNNNNNNNNNNNNNNNNNNNNNNNNNNNNNNNNNNNNNNNNNNNNNNNNNNNNNNNNNNNNNNNNNNNNNNNNNNNNNNNNNNNNNNNNNNNNNNNNNNNNNNNNNNNNNNNNNNNNNNNNNNNNNNNNNNNNNNNNNNNNNNNGCNNNNNNNNNNNNNNNNNNNNNNNNNNNNNNNNNNNNNNNNNNNNNNNNNNNNNNNNNNNNNNNNNNNNCAATAAAACAAAGTACTNNNNNNNNNNNNNNNNNNNNNNNNNNNNNNNNNNNNNNNNNNNNNNNNNNNNNNNNNNNNNNNNNNNNNNNNNNNNNNNNNNNNNNNNNNNNNNNNNNNNNNNNNNNNNNNNNNNNNNNNNNNNNNNNNNNNNNNNNNNNNNNNNNNNNNNNNNNNNNNNNNNNNNNNNNNNNNNNNNNNNNNNNNNNNNNNNNNNNNNNNNNNNNNNNNNNNNNNNNNNNNNNNNNNNNNNNNNNNNNNNNNNNNNNNNNNNNNNNNNNNNNNNNNNNNNNNNNNNNNNNNNNNNNNNNNNNNNNNNNNNNNNNNNNNNNNNNNNNNNNNNNNNNNNNNNNNNNNNNNNNNNNNNNNNNNNNNNNNNNNNNNNNNNNNNNNNNNNNNNNNNNNNNNNNNNNNNNNNNNNNNNNNNNNNNNNNNNNNNNNNNNNNNNNNNNNNNNNNNNNNNNNNNNNNNNNNNNNNNNNNNNNNNNNNNNNNNNNNNNNNNNNNNNNNNNNNNNNNNNNNNNNNNNNNNNNNNNNNNNNNNNNNNNNNNNNNNNNNNNNNNNNNNNNNNNNNNNNNNNNNNNNNNNNNNNNNNNNNNNNNNNNNNNNNNNNNNNNNNNNNNNNNNNNNNNNNNNNNNNNNNNNNNNNNNNNNNNNNNNNNNNNNNNNNNNNNNNNNNNNNNNNNNNNNNNNNNNNNNNNNNNNNNNNNNNNNNNNNNNNNNNNNNNNNNNNNNNNNNNNNNNNNNNNNNNNNNNNNNNNNNNNNNNNNNNNNNNNNNNNNNNNNNNNNNNNNNNNNNNNNNNNNNNNNNNNNNNNNNNNNNNNNNNNNNNNNNNNNNNNNNNNNNNNNNNNNNNNNNNNNNNNNNNNNNNNNNNNNNNNNNNNNNNNNNNNNNNNNNNNNNNNNNNNNNNNNNNNNNNNNNNNNNNNNNNNNNNNNNNNNNNNNNNNNNNNNNNNNNNNNNNNNNNNNNNNNNNNNNNNNNNNNNNNNNNNNNNNNNNNNNNNNNNNNNNNNNNNNNNNNNNNNNNNNNNNNNNNNNNNNNNNNNNNNNNNNNNNNNNNNNNNNNNNNNNNNNNNNNNNNNNNNNNNNNNNNNNNNNNNNNNNNNNNNNNNNNNNNNNNNNNNNNNNNNNNNNNNNNNNNNNNNNNNNNNNNNNNNNNNNNNNNNNNNNNNNNNNNNNNNNNNNNNNNNNNNNNNNNNNNNNNNNNNNNNNNNNNNNNNNNNNNNNNNNNNNNNNNNNNNNNNNNNNNNNNNNNNNNNNNNNNNNNNNNNNNNNNNNNNNNNNNNNNNNNNNNNNNNNNNNNNNNNNNNNNNNNNNNNNNNCNNNNNNNNNNNNNNNNNNNNNNNNNNNNNNNNNNNNNNNNNNNNNNNNNNNNNNNNNNNNNNNNNNNNNNNNNNNNNNNNNNNNNNNNNNNNNNNNNNNNNNNNNNNNNNNNNNNNNNNNNNNNNNNNNNNNNNNNNNNNNNNNNNNNNNNNNNNNNNNNNNNNNNNNNNNNNNNNNNNNNNNNNNNNNNNNNNNNNNNNNNNNNNNNNNNNNNNNNNNNNNNNNNNNNNNNNNNNNNNNNNNNNNNNNNNNNNNNNNNNNNNNNNNNNNNNNNNNNNNNNNNNNNNNNNNNNNNNNNNNNNNNNNNNNNNNNNNNNNNNNNNNNNNNNNNNNNNNNNNNNNNNNNNNNNNNNNNNNNNNNNNNNNNNNNNNNNNNNNNNNNNNNNNNNNNNNNNNNNNNNNNNNNNNNNNNNNNNNNNNNNNNNNNNNNNNNNNNNNNNNTGTCGGGCAGGCCAACAGCCAACCGCCCGTCACCCGAACCGCATCTCGGCCCCCTTACCCCTCAAGCGAGAGAGGGAACGGGTAGTCGACCACGAGAGCCCGCACGTAAGTCTTGTCCAAGGGCGCCACTGCTATGTCCGCTTCGTCTTTGACCAGCTGCCCGACCATGCCCGCCCACGAGCCGTTGTGAAGGGCGCCCCACGCTCCATCGGGCGGCCGGGAACACTTTTCGCTGATGGGCGTTTGGAGTGAATGATGAAAAGTATATTACGGTATAAcggtataagatttttttttttttgaggggggggggcggttgaaaatgaaaataattatttaagctTTGTATTTTGACGAAGTGGATATTGACCGaatttagatatttattaatgtttatgaATTTACTATTCTCTTTATGAGAAATTCACATCTGGAGCATTAGTCGATAAATCTTCAtgaactcaataataataaacataaagacaAATTTATCATGCACAATTGAGTATAGATAAACCAGTTTGTTTCCAAGCTTAACCCGTGCATTTATTCTATTAACTATGTTCAGGCATCATCAGCGCGCAAGGTTAAAGCAAGTGAGTCTCACGTGAAGTTAAACAGCTCCCGAAGAGCGTCCCAGAGATCGCCGTAGATGCCCGTGATCTTGACACTTCCGTCGGCGTTGTCCTGCAGGTAGGTATGAGGAGCGCCCTGAAGGCCGCCCGGAGTTGTTCGGGAAACGTGGAATGAAAAAGTCATataataaaggaatgaaaaaatgaaCGTGACGTTTCGAGGCAGAATTTGACTTCTCATACGATCGAGTGAGTTTTGTCATCTGACTCGGCACAGCTTTTTGTGAATATTTCATCTCGTCTCAGTATCCACCGTTCcgcatttgtgtttttgttcattaGCTTGGAAATATATAATCTTGGAGCTAACATGATGGATTGACTGAGGAAATATGGATACCCAGTTGTAGCGTTTCTCAGTTAAGAGAAATGGATGCATatttgaaagaggaagaaagttagCTAAATGAAGAGATATAGTTGATGAATTACCTAGATAACTAGACCTATCAGGAGATAGTGAGGTCATTAGGTTAACAGAGAGACGTTTTATGAAATAATCTTGCAAATTCTGCACTTTTCCCTCAACATCTGGCATCCGTCCCACCCATCCCCTACCCCGTAAATTACCGGCAACGTTGTACACCGAACCACGAGCCCGGTGAGGTTGGTTCTCCTGTGCCAGGGTTCTCTGAGGATGTCCGAGGTTTCATCGCCGTGCCCTTTCGGGATCGCTCGCCGACATCGTGAGGAGAGGCTGGTCACGGCGCCACCTCCCGAGCGCTGAAACTCGCTGCGGCAGGTGAGGCGCCGGCTGATACACGTCCCAGAGGGTGACATCCACGCCCGCACGCAGGCTGGCGACCTCTGCGACGACAGCCTGCGAGGAACGTGCTATTTTTGCAAGTGGAATTAGGACGAATTAGCGTTATAACAAAATGTGATTGTCGGGTAGGTAATTAGGGTTTGCG includes:
- the LOC119592380 gene encoding glutamate receptor-like, which translates into the protein MSPSGTCISRRLTCRSEFQRSGGGAVTSLSSRCRRAIPKGHGDETSDILREPWHRRTNLTGLVVRCTTLPGAPHTYLQDNADGSVKITGIYGDLWDALRELFNFTEKCSRPPDGAWGALHNGSWAGMVGQLVKDEADIAVAPLDKTYVRALVVDYPFPLSLEGYVLVIKRPTGSNSMWNSYLREFTAESWLIGCVVLVVLAMTLTLVMRFSPGDDPVAVGDAVMVIVAALCQTGTTINFSSYSSRILVIALFLTCVLVYTFYTSFLISALTVNKIMLPFRSLQEMYAKQSYTFGFNGGGSLEDYFKSSTFPLYGKIWHEMVVPNPTSLQAAQTGLDQVLSRRHTFMINEIYFLSKFFHCGFYILPGEYFRAPKTWPIQKDSPLFPIFNYHMITLAESGLIVKSSRKWMPREASCESNSVDAIGLATVMTAFLLLGSATALASVIVLLERLSYKRNVQSLKIRM